A single genomic interval of Helianthus annuus cultivar XRQ/B chromosome 13, HanXRQr2.0-SUNRISE, whole genome shotgun sequence harbors:
- the LOC110901849 gene encoding uncharacterized protein LOC110901849: MSMPYRSYRGQPPHTAKKHSRISRSLHKLLRSIFRPKHNHNIASIEAAFYVYDTSSALSTIPEVPETFPECDGFSPEMNSLIVRRTSDQFMSTSLGISCV; encoded by the coding sequence ATGTCAATGCCCTACCGCTCCTACCGCGGTCAACCGCCACACACCGCCAAGAAACACTCGAGGATCTCCCGGTCCCTCCACAAGCTTCTTCGATCAATTTTCCGGCCTAAACACAACCACAATATCGCCTCAATAGAAGCGGCTTTCTATGTCTATGATACTTCTAGCGCGCTATCTACCATCCCAGAAGTGCCAGAGACGTTTCCAGAGTGCGATGGATTTTCACCGGAGATGAACTCTTTAATTGTGAGGAGAACATCTGATCAGTTTATGTCCACTTCTCTTGGTATATCATGTGTTTGA